The following nucleotide sequence is from Anabaena sphaerica FACHB-251.
CTAGTGACATCCTCCTACATTATTTGCGTCATTATCAGTATAGGAGAATTTGGGCGGGATGGTAAACCCAATGGAGAATCACTGTGGAATAATTATATTTTATGTATAAAAATCCTTTAATTTCATTGGCAATTAAGTAATATTGACACCATAAACACAGGCTGTTTTGGTGATTTCAATTTTTAAGTCAGTAAATATAGCTAGATCAAAAATTTAGGACATTTTGGCTGAATTTAGCTTTAATCCTTAACTTTTAGTTAAAGGGCAGATGGTAGGATTTATCCATCCCCTGACCACAGATTAAATTGATTCTGCTATATGTTTCCTTTAAAGTCTAATATTTCGTGCAAGCTTGAGGATACGATGCCCTCTTTCTGCATCTTCGTTTAATGAATTAGTGATTAGAGGTGTGGAGATCGCTTGATTTGACCAATAATCACGAATTTGGCTAAAAACCTAAGATTATAATTTTACGTACCGAAAAGAGCTATTAGTCGATTTTGCTACTGTCTATTTAGCAATAATGCGGGTTTTTGTGACCGTCAATATTACACGCTTATTAAGGATTGTAAAAATGCTGGCAATGCATAATAGGATTAAAAATGCTGATGAGTTGAATCTAAAATTAGAGTCAACCTTGGAGGAACTACCAGTTTGGACAGTTCAAATCGAGCTAGATCATCCAGGAAATGAATTATCTGAACTTTTTGATCAAGAACCTTTGCTGCCAGGAATTATATTGACTAGAAATCACCAGTGTGTAGGGATGATTTCAAGAAGGTTATTTTTTGAACAAATGAGTCGTCCTTATGGTTTAGGACTGTTTGCAGGTCGGCCTATCGAATATCTATACAATTTTCTTCTACCAGAGATATCTATCTTATCTGAGGATACACCAATTGTAGACGCGACTCAGATGGCATTAGGGCGATCGCCTAAACTTGTCTATGAACCAATTGTCATTACAGATGAATCTTGTCAGTATGGATTACTTGATTTTCATCAGTTGCTTTTAGCCTACTCTCAAATCCACGTCTTAACACTTTCTCGACTACAAAAAGAACAAGAACGCGTTCGCATAGCACGAGCAGATTTTCGTGACCTTCAGCACAACTATACTAGATTACTACAAAATGAAAAAATGATTGCTCTGGGACAACTGGTAGCGGGTATTGCTCACGAAATCAATAATCCCATGAATTTTATTTATGGCAATCTCAGCTATGCAACTGAATATGTAAAAGACTTAATATACTTGCTGGAATCTTGTCAACAAGAGCCATCTTATTCTCATGTAGTAGAACAAGCAAAAATCAAGGGAATTGAAATTGATTTTATTATGGAAGATTTACCAAAACTATTATCTTCCATGAAAGTTGGTGCTACCAGAATTAATGAAATTATTTTATCTTTACGCAACTTTTCCCGACTAGATCAAGCAGAATTAAAGTTTGTTGATATTCACGAAGGAATAGAAAATACATTGACAATTCTTCAACACAATTTAAAAGCTAAACCTGATCTTCCAGAAATTCAGGTAATTAAAGAATATGGAAATCTGCCCTTAGTAGAGTGCTATGCTGGGCAACTTAATCAGGTGTTTATGAATATCATAGCCAATGCCATTGATGCTGTTTCTGAAAGTTATAAATTATCAACTGATGGTGGTCATATCACCCCAAAGAATCAAAAAAATATGCTCATTCGTATTCGCAGCGAAGTAACTCAAGAAAATCAAATCATGATTTGCATTGCTGATAATGGACCTGGAATACCGGAAAATATACAAAAACGTCTATTTGATCCTTTTTTTACGACCAAACCTGTGGGAAAAGGAACAGGATTAGGATTATCAATCTCCCATCAAATTATCGTAGAAAAACATGGGGGTCAAATTTTCTGTGTATCTCATCTGGGACAAGGTTCTGAATTTATCATCAAAATTCCCATATTCTCGGATAATAGAGATTGTGTATGATTGTTTTGGGAGATATTCTTAAATAACAAATGCTAACTAATTCTAGTGAAATTAACCTCCTGTTACCATCTAGTGAATTACCACTATATGCCAAAAGAATTTTAGTAACAGCCCCCAGAAATTATGCTTGTCGTTTGTCTGAAGAAATTATCAAACAAGGCGGACTTCCCGTTCTCATGCCTACTATCGAAACCTGCTTTTTATCAGACTATACTCATTTAGATATTACTTTACATAATCTTGATAGATTTAATTGGATAATCTTTACTAGTAGAAACGGAATCAATGCTTTTTTTCAGCGTCTACATGATTTAAATATTCCCCTTTCTGTGTTACAGAATTGCAAATTATGTGCTTTAGGTAAAGACTCTGAAAGTTTATTATCTATTTGTGGACGAGTTGATTTAATACCCCCAGAACCTAGTCCAGCAGGAATTGTCGCAGAATTATCTAAAATTCCCAATATTCATGAGCAAACGGTGCTAGTACCTGCTCCTGAAGTTGTGGGTTTACCTGAACCAAATGTTATACCTAGTTTGATTAATGATTTAAATAAATTGGGTATGCAAGTTACTCGCTTATCTACTTATATTACACAATATGTAAACAAAGATATTTACGAAGTTGAATTAAATTTAATTCGTCAGGGAATGATAGATATTATTGCTTTTACTAGCACAGCAGAAATAGAAAGTTTTTTGAGAATATTGGATTCAAAAAGTGATTATGAAAACACTATAATTGCCTGTTTTGGACCCTATACAGCCGCAAATGCTGAAAATTTAGGGTTCTATGTTTCTATTATTTCAAAGGATTACAGTTCATTTGCCGGGTTTACCGCAGCAATGGCAGATTTTTTTACCTAGTATAGATACTCGACTTCTTAGAGAAGTTGAGGTTTGGGTATCGCTGGAATTAACAAAAACATACGGCTTTTACTTATAGAAATTTTTGGGTTTTCTAGAGATAATTGAATAACCCTAATTTTGCACTGTATGTTAATAAGTTGGCTTTACCTAATGATAGCAATTCTGTTTGAAGTTTCTGGCACAACTTGCATGAAACTTTCTGAAGAATTCACTAAAATAGTTCCTTCAATTTTAATCTTTGTATTCTATGGGCTTTGTTTAACTTTTTTGACCCTTTCTCTCAGAAAACTGGAAGTTAGTATCGTTTATGCTGTTTGGTCTGGTTTTGGTACTATCTTAATTACTAGTATTGGTATTGTCTGGTTTCGTGAGTCTTTCACACTCGTAAAAGTTATGTCCATATTTTTAATAATTGTTGGGGTAATTGGTTTAAATTTAGGTGAATACTTGCGAAATACCAATAATTAACCGTTGATTTTTGTAAAACTAGATACTTTTTTCACAAAGTATCTATGTTCTGTTTTTGTGGGTTATTAATAAGTAAGTCGGCTCGAAAAAACCAAGGTATGTAACAAAATGTAAAGTCTCTTCCCTCTTGCCTTGCCATAACGACAATTTTCAACACCTACCTACTTATAGCCATGGACAGGGTGGTTAGGACATTAATTGATAATGAAACTCCCACTACAAAAGGGTTTTACTCTTGACTCCTGACTCCTAACTCCTGACTCCTGCAATAGTTAAACGCCATATATCCCCAAAAAATAGACCAGTGCTAATAATCAAAACATATTCATCCGGTTTCATGGGATTTACTGGCTTTGTTTTCTAAGATTGCCCATTAATTCCAGATTCTATTTTATTATGCTTCCCCAATGATGAAGAAAGTGATTGATTAAATTTGTAACATTCCCTCTGGATTAACTGTTAAAAGTGGTCTTCGCTGCAAACCTTCACGATGTAAAATTTCATTAGCAGCCAGCAATCCACTACTAACAGCCCGTTCCATTAAACCACAAGGAAAAGGCATTTTTACCCAATCACCTGCAAATAATAAGTTAGTCATTTTTGTATTAGTTTCTGGACGTTCTATATAACTATTGGGTGGATATCCAGAAAAGTTATGTTGATTGACTAATTCCCGATGTAGTAATTTTGCTTGTTTTAACTCAGGAACAATATCATAAAGTTCCTGTTCAAAGGTTGTTAACAAAGCTTCTTGGTTAGGAAATTCTTTTTCTTTGTAACAGTAAGCGTGTAATTCTACTACACTTCCTCCGGTTTTTTTCGACCATTCAATAAATTGGGTTTGAATGCGGTGATAAAGGGTAATGCTGTCAGTGAGTTTGTAACCAGATAAAGAAGTAAAATTACTATGTTCCCAGGGAAAATCCTGATCAAACCAGAAACGACAAACAGCAAAAGGATCAGCAATACTCAAGTTTTCGACTTGCGATCGCACTTTTTTATCTACATCCCCAGTCATGCGTTTAAATAGTTGTTGTACTCCCGGTACATCGGTTGCTAAAACATAATAATCGGCAGCAATTATTTCTGGAGATGATGATTCTTGATTAATGGCTAATAGCTGCAAATTATCATCCTGTCTTTCTACAACTTTAAATTTAGATAAATCTCTTTGTGCCGGACCCTTAACAACTTTACCATCAGATGTAAATACTGCACCATGACAAGGACAATGAAATTTACCATCTGCTGCTATTTGCACAGTACAACCTTGATGAGTGCAAGTGAGAGAAATTGCTTCCTGACTACTATTTTTGACTGCATAAAGTTCATCAGCAGCGCCAAAATATTCGATCTTGCTATCATTCACAACTGAGTTACGCTTTACCCAAAAAGGCACATTATGATTATTGTTGCCGACATAATATTTAATTCCTGATATCTTACCTTCATCAGCAACAATTTCACTCACAGTTGCATCTGTGATAATTTGACCATTTTTCTGAATTGCTTGAGATATAGGTTGGACTAAACTTGTCCCCATATCATCTTTTGTACCATTAAAAGCCAATCCTTCAGGATTACCAAAAAAATAAAAATGGAAAAACTGCATTAGTTCTCCCACACTCATTAAATCTGGTGCATTTAAGCTAGACTTGGCAAAAGGTAGAAAATACAAATCATATAAACCTTGGGGAAATTCACTCTTCACCCAATCAGCAACAGATATATTATCAAAACGCTGATAATTCTTCTCTCTCTGAAAACCTGTAATTGCTTGGAAGA
It contains:
- a CDS encoding sensor histidine kinase — translated: MLAMHNRIKNADELNLKLESTLEELPVWTVQIELDHPGNELSELFDQEPLLPGIILTRNHQCVGMISRRLFFEQMSRPYGLGLFAGRPIEYLYNFLLPEISILSEDTPIVDATQMALGRSPKLVYEPIVITDESCQYGLLDFHQLLLAYSQIHVLTLSRLQKEQERVRIARADFRDLQHNYTRLLQNEKMIALGQLVAGIAHEINNPMNFIYGNLSYATEYVKDLIYLLESCQQEPSYSHVVEQAKIKGIEIDFIMEDLPKLLSSMKVGATRINEIILSLRNFSRLDQAELKFVDIHEGIENTLTILQHNLKAKPDLPEIQVIKEYGNLPLVECYAGQLNQVFMNIIANAIDAVSESYKLSTDGGHITPKNQKNMLIRIRSEVTQENQIMICIADNGPGIPENIQKRLFDPFFTTKPVGKGTGLGLSISHQIIVEKHGGQIFCVSHLGQGSEFIIKIPIFSDNRDCV
- a CDS encoding uroporphyrinogen-III synthase, which produces MLTNSSEINLLLPSSELPLYAKRILVTAPRNYACRLSEEIIKQGGLPVLMPTIETCFLSDYTHLDITLHNLDRFNWIIFTSRNGINAFFQRLHDLNIPLSVLQNCKLCALGKDSESLLSICGRVDLIPPEPSPAGIVAELSKIPNIHEQTVLVPAPEVVGLPEPNVIPSLINDLNKLGMQVTRLSTYITQYVNKDIYEVELNLIRQGMIDIIAFTSTAEIESFLRILDSKSDYENTIIACFGPYTAANAENLGFYVSIISKDYSSFAGFTAAMADFFT
- a CDS encoding DMT family transporter, which gives rise to MLISWLYLMIAILFEVSGTTCMKLSEEFTKIVPSILIFVFYGLCLTFLTLSLRKLEVSIVYAVWSGFGTILITSIGIVWFRESFTLVKVMSIFLIIVGVIGLNLGEYLRNTNN
- a CDS encoding FAD-dependent oxidoreductase: MSQLFNLPESSTISRRTLLKLFSVGTIVGATGYSRFTKPKPSVFQQDALDLPKILNNNKTVAVIGGGLAGLACAYQLVQRGFTVTLIEKSPQLGGKIASWQIEAAGENFLMEHGFHGFFPQYYNLNSVVSELGIKDNFQSLNYYSVVYHNSQYQPEVFRPSNSAFPWNIIDLAIASPNRLQWGINLTKIKHLQVFQAITGFQREKNYQRFDNISVADWVKSEFPQGLYDLYFLPFAKSSLNAPDLMSVGELMQFFHFYFFGNPEGLAFNGTKDDMGTSLVQPISQAIQKNGQIITDATVSEIVADEGKISGIKYYVGNNNHNVPFWVKRNSVVNDSKIEYFGAADELYAVKNSSQEAISLTCTHQGCTVQIAADGKFHCPCHGAVFTSDGKVVKGPAQRDLSKFKVVERQDDNLQLLAINQESSSPEIIAADYYVLATDVPGVQQLFKRMTGDVDKKVRSQVENLSIADPFAVCRFWFDQDFPWEHSNFTSLSGYKLTDSITLYHRIQTQFIEWSKKTGGSVVELHAYCYKEKEFPNQEALLTTFEQELYDIVPELKQAKLLHRELVNQHNFSGYPPNSYIERPETNTKMTNLLFAGDWVKMPFPCGLMERAVSSGLLAANEILHREGLQRRPLLTVNPEGMLQI